The genome window CCGTATAAGAGGTTGGCTATTTCTTGCCTATCCCGATTGTTCTACAGCTTCGGTGAAGACCACAATCGGGACGGGAAGAAATAGCCTGGCTTTCATCCCGACGCTCAATCGAAGCGATTAGAGCGCGGGACGAACCGCCGAAGAGTTAAAACATTCTTCCCTGTTCCTTGTTCGTTCTTGCCTGTTCATTCTTGCCTGTTCCTTCTTCCTTCGCCTAAATCTGTTATCTTAAATAGATAAGTCTGCCCGATCGCCCTCTTGGGACAGACGTTTCGATTAAATAGTGGCTTTCAACTCTAAATTATAATTCTGCTTAAATATCTGTGCGCGTTAACCTCACCGATCGGCAACAACACATCCTTTGGGCAACGGTTCGCCACTACATAGCTACAGCGGAACCCGTTGGCTCAAAAGCTTTGGTTGACGAATTCAACCTCAGCGTCAGCCCAGCTACAATTCGCAATGCGATGGGGACTCTTGAAAAAGCTGGACTGCTTTATCAGCCCCACACTTCGGCAGGACGAGTCCCCTCTGACTCCGGCTACCGAATTTATGTAGACCAGTTGATTCAGCCGTCTGATACGCTGGCCCGCAAGGTGGAACAGGTACTAGACCAGCTCAATTGGTCGGATGGTCGCATGGACGCGGCACTCCGCGGCGCTGCTCAAATCCTGGCAACTATCAGCGGTTACATAGCCATGATCACGATACCGCAAACCAATATGGCTTGCTTGCGCCACTTGCAACTGGTGCAGCTAGAGCCGGGAAAGGTGATGCTGATCGTGGTGACGGATGCTTACGAAACTCAGTCGGTTTTGGTGCAGTTGCCGAGGGACGCAGAAGGTAATACGCCTGATGTCGAAATCGTCGATCGCCAGTTGCAGATTTTGTCGAATTTTTTGAACAGCAAGTTGCGGGGGCGATCGCTCTCGGAACTATCGGCTGTAGACTGGAGCGAGTTAGACCGGGACTTTGAGCTGTACGCTGAGTGGATGGGAACCATGCTGACTGCTTTGAGCAACCGCCAAAGCAATCCAACCTACACGCGGATTCTGATCGGCGGTTTGGCAGAAGCGCTGCGCTTGCCTGAGTTTTCCCAGTTGCAGCAAGTTCAAACCCTGGTGCAACTGCTCGAACAAGAGCAGGAATTGCTGTGGCCTTTGATTTTTGAATCGCCTGAGTTGGAGACCCCAGGGAAGCGGGTAACGGTGCGTATTGGCTCGGAAAATTCCTTGGAACCAATTCGCGGCTGTACTCTGATTTCTTCGACTTACCGCCGGGGATCGGTGCCGGTGGGTAGTGTTGGGGTTTTGGGGCCGACGCGGATGGTTTACGAAAATGCGATCGCGGTGGTGGAAGCTGCGGCTGATTATTTGTCAGAAGCTATTGGCGGAAATCGAGTTAGTTTTCCTGATGGGGAGCGAGGGCGATCGGATCATCCCTCGTTAGATGCCCCCTAATTTGATAGCCCCAAGCTTAACTGCCTTGGGGTTTTATTGTCTGCGAAGGCACTCGCAACCTCGATCGACCGGGTTTTGTGACAAAAAACCTAGGCTTTTATCCCACATTCCACACCCTGGGGTGTCATACAGCAGAATTACGCAGAAAAATATATCTTCAAAGTAACAAATTATGCCTTTAAAAAGTTATTTATCCGTTAATATACGGTATTACAGTATGATTTATAGTTTTATTGCTGGCTCAAAATAAGTAAAAACCGATAGTGACAGTTGAGGGTGCGGAATGTGGGTTGGATACTCTTTTTGAGGTAAGAAACTAAAGCTTCGCGCTTGACAAGAGAGTTTCGTAAAAAACCCTGTTTCTGCGTCCACGAGCGGCTCGGAAAGTGGCAGGAGTTAGGGGCGATCGACTTTCCAGCGATCGCGAGAAAGAGATGGCGATGGTGAGCGATCGCGCATTTACAGAAAGTGGTCGCGGAGTGTTAGTCGAACGGCGGGTTTAGCAGCCCAACTGACGAGTTTTGTTGCAAGCCTGGTGGGCGCTCGCCCGCTCTAGGTATAGTGGCTGCGACCAATGAATAGATGAGGCGTCCACCCTGGGATCGTCGCTTCCCAAGGCAGCAGAATGTCAAAATATTAAGACATTTTAGAGAGTTCGTCAAAAACAACTAAAAAAGATTAGTGTGGAGATGAAAGCAATATTTCTTTTGGGAATAGCCCGGGTTAAACAATTGCAAATAACTTGCAGTGAATTTGGCTTGATTGCCACTCAAAAAAAAATTAACCGCTGAGTTAAGATCGAAACGAAATTTAGGGAATTTTCTTTTAGCATTCAATGAAATCGACTGATAAAACTAAGAATACCTTTGCGATAACAACGCCTCTGTATTATGTAAACGATTTACCTCACGTTGGCAGCGCTTATACGACTATGGCTGCGGATGCCCTAGCCCGATTTGAGCGGCTGCGGGGCAAATCTGTTTTGCTGGTTACGGGGACGGACGAACACGGGCAGAAAATTCAGCGGACAGCCGAGAGTTTGGGACGATCGCCCCAAGCTCACTGCGATTCAGTGGTTCCGGCGTTTGAGGCGCTGTGGGAGCAACTCTCTATCCAGTACGATCGCTTCATCCGCACAACTTCGCGGCGCCACGAGTACATTGTCAAAGAATTTTTCCAGCGCGTCTGGAACTCCGGCGATATCTACTTGAACCAGCAACAAGGCTGGTACTGCGTCTCCTGTGAAGAATTTAAGGATGAACGGGATTTGTTGCCGGGAAATCGGTGTTCTGTCCACACCAGCAAGGAAGTTGAGTGGCGCGACGAAGAAAATTACTTTTTCCGCCTGTCGCGGTATCAAGACCAACTGCTGGCCTTGTACGCCGAACGTCCCGACTTCATCGCGCCGGAAAGTCGCCGGAACGAAGTGCTCAGTTTCGTCAACTCTGGACTGCAAGACTTTTCGATTTCTAGAGTGAATCTCGAATGGGGTCTGCCCATG of Oscillatoria nigro-viridis PCC 7112 contains these proteins:
- the hrcA gene encoding heat-inducible transcriptional repressor HrcA — protein: MSVRVNLTDRQQHILWATVRHYIATAEPVGSKALVDEFNLSVSPATIRNAMGTLEKAGLLYQPHTSAGRVPSDSGYRIYVDQLIQPSDTLARKVEQVLDQLNWSDGRMDAALRGAAQILATISGYIAMITIPQTNMACLRHLQLVQLEPGKVMLIVVTDAYETQSVLVQLPRDAEGNTPDVEIVDRQLQILSNFLNSKLRGRSLSELSAVDWSELDRDFELYAEWMGTMLTALSNRQSNPTYTRILIGGLAEALRLPEFSQLQQVQTLVQLLEQEQELLWPLIFESPELETPGKRVTVRIGSENSLEPIRGCTLISSTYRRGSVPVGSVGVLGPTRMVYENAIAVVEAAADYLSEAIGGNRVSFPDGERGRSDHPSLDAP